A stretch of Henckelia pumila isolate YLH828 chromosome 4, ASM3356847v2, whole genome shotgun sequence DNA encodes these proteins:
- the LOC140865820 gene encoding beta-glucuronosyltransferase GlcAT14B-like has translation MGYMNMEKKKWVFPLVISSLLFILLLATSFNMGLVSSLNSINSVFSIFPSRFMTNQSNPYFAETKLNRSPPPPARPPVPKFAYLISGSKGDLEKLWRTLHSLYHPWNYYVVHLDLESPLEERLELQSRVENHTLFAKVGNVFMNTKANMVTYRGPTMVASTLHACAILLKRHKDWDWFINLSASDYPLVTQDDLLHTFSDLKRELNFVEHTSNLGWKASQRAMPLIVDPGLYQRTKSDIFWVSPKRNLPTAFKLFTGSAWMILSRAFVEYCIWGWDNLPRTLLMYYSNFVSSPEGYFQTVICNAPEFASTVVNHDMHYISWDNPPKQHPHTLSLNDTSKIFASNAAFARKFKGDSPILDKIDSELLRRKNGSFTPGGWCAGKPRCTKVGNVTKLRPGPGAERLGRLIGNLVLSPRFRQNQCR, from the exons ATGGGGTACATGAATATGGAGAAGAAGAAGTGGGTGTTCCCTCTTGTTATAAGCTCATTACTATTCATCTTGCTTCTTGCCACCTCCTTCAATATGGGGCTTGTTTCCTCCTTGAACTCAATCAATTCGGTTTTTTCGATATTCCCTTCTCGTTTTATGACCAATCAAAGCAACCCTTATTTTGCCGAAACAAAGCTTAATCGATCTCCACCCCCTCCAGCTCGTCCTCCTGTTCCCAAGTTTGCTTATTTAATATCTGGTTCTAAAGGCGATTTGGAGAAACTTTGGAGGACTCTACATTCTTTGTATCATCCGTGGAATTATTATGTTGTTCATCTTGATCTTGAGTCTCCTCTAGAGGAGAGATTGGAGCTCCAGTCAAGGGTCGAAAATCATACCCTTTTTGCGAAAGTTGGAAATGTTTTTATGAACACCAAAGCCAATATGGTTACTTATAGAGGCCCCACCATGGTTGCTAGTACTCTTCACGCGTGTGCTATTCTCTTGAAGAGACATAAAGATTGGGACTGGTTTATTAATCTCAGTGCTTCAGATTATCCATTGGTGACTCAAGATG ATCTTCTTCACACATTCTCTGATTTGAAAAGAGAACTTAATTTTGTCGAACACACGAGCAATTTAGGCTGGAAAGC GAGCCAGAGGGCCATGCCATTGATTGTTGATCCAGGACTCTACCAGAGAACAAAGTCAGACATATTTTGGGTTTCTCCCAAGAGAAATTTACCAACAGCATTTAAGCTGTTTACTG GATCGGCTTGGATGATCTTATCACGTGCGTTTGTTGAATACTGCATATGGGGTTGGGATAATCTTCCCAGAACTCTGCTCATGTATTACTCAAACTTCGTTTCCTCCCCAGAAGGCTATTTTCAGACAGTCATCTGCAACGCCCCCGAATTCGCTTCAACTGTTGTGAACCATGACATGCACTATATTTCTTGGGATAATCCGCCAAAACAACACCCTCACACTCTGTCCCTCAACGACACTTCTAAAATTTTTGCTAGTAATGCTGCCTTTGCACGTAAATTCAAAGGGGATTCTCCTATCTTGGACAAAATTGACAGTGAACTGCTGAGGCGAAAAAATGGGAGCTTCACGCCTGGTGGCTGGTGCGCAGGAAAACCACGGTGTACTAAAGTCGGAAATGTAACGAAGCTTAGGCCAGGTCCTGGTGCTGAAAGGCTTGGTAGGCTTATAGGTAATTTGGTTTTGTCACCAAGATTTAGACAGAACCAGTGCAGATAG
- the LOC140865819 gene encoding proton pump-interactor 1 isoform X1: MGVEVLESNSSLNMENGNEASSAVENGKVNINFGSHGVEEPIKGEAPKVFESNVPKDAVDEWPEPKQVHSFYFVRYRAFEDQNLKNKLDLADKELQKKNQERLKLIEKLKAKRGDRANIIAQLRSLGVENKQFRTFMDEKKKEMEPLQQALGKLRGPAGSRERAYAICSSEEELNDLIKSFQYRIQHEIIPLTEEKRILREIKQLEGTREKVIANAAERARIQDSLGEKEAIQDQVKLIGVDLDGVRKEKQVINARLKQLEDEKLAVEKAIKVLEEELTALTEKRDKTFENIKEMRKQRDEGNSPFHENRVVLTKAKVLAVNKDVKALQDLSDTEVGNFMNLWNNNKAFRDDYERRILPSLDARQLSRDGRMRNSEEKPLVSVEVPTPSMPEVVKTTSKQPPKQDLVSAAKEDTSEQKVQNPKNAKNNKGNKKTELTLEKIEEQAREEEVFQSDIIPKDSLPKKEEMDETKLKELKKEEEMAKRLQTEERRKKLAEKAAAKAAKKAEQEAEKKLKEIINFFITYTMSNRTYFFKL; the protein is encoded by the exons ATGGGTGTGGAGGTTCTGGAATCTAACTCATCTCTCAACATGGAAAATGGAAATGAAGCCAGCAGTGCAGTTGAAAATGGAAaagtaaatataaattttggcTCTCATGGTGTAGAGGAGCCAATTAAAGGAGAAGCTCCTAAAGTTTTTGAGTCCAATGTCCCCAAGGATGCAGTAGACGAATGGCCAGAGCCCAAGCAGGTGCACTCGTTTTATTTTGTTAGGTACCGGGCATTTGAAGACcagaatttgaagaacaaaCTTGATCTGGCTGACAAAGAGCTTCAGAAAAAGAATCAGGAACGATTGAAACTTATTGAGAAATTGAAGGCAAAAAGG GGGGATCGAGCCAATATAATAGCTCAATTACGATCTTTGGGTGTTGAGAATAAACAATTTAGGACATTTATGgatgaaaaaaagaaagaaatggaACCTCTCCAGCAGGCTTTGGGTAAGTTGAGAGGTCCTGCCGGAAGTAGAGAAAGGGCTTACGCCATATGTTCATCCGAGGAAGAACTCAATGATCTT ATTAAAAGTTTCCAATACCGCATTCAGCACGAAATCATCCCTCTCACTGAAGAAAAACGAATCCTTAGGGAAATCAAACAGCTCGAAGGTACGAGGGAAAAGGTTATTGCAAATGCAGCTGAGAGGGCGAGGATTCAGGACTCATTAGGTGAAAAAGAAGCCATTCAGGACCAGGTCAAA CTGATTGGAGTTGATCTTGATGGAGTTCGAAAGGAAAAGCAAGTGATTAATGCCAGACTGAAGCAGCTCGAGGATGAAAAACTGGCTGTAGAGAAAGCGATCAAAGTTTTAGAGGAGGAATTGACTGCACTCACTGAAAAGAGAGACAAGACTTTTGAAAACATTAAAGAAATGAGAAAACAGCGAGACGAAGGG AATTCTCCCTTCCATGAAAATCGTGTTGTCTTGACCAAAGCTAAAGTACTTGCAGTTAACAAGGATGTTAAGGCCCTGCAGGATCTTTCAGATACAGAG GTTGGGAACTTCATGAACCTCTGGAATAACAATAAGGCTTTTCGGGATGATTATGAGAGGAGAATCTTGCCCTCTCTTGATGCGAGGCAGTTGAGTAGGGATGGCCGGATGAGGAATTCGGAGGAGAAACCTCTGGTGTCAGTCGAGGTGCCCACTCCATCTATGCCGGAGGTGGTGAAAACAACTTCCAAACAACCCCCAAAGCAAGATTTGGTCTCCGCAGCCAAAGAAGATACTTCTGAGCAGAAAGTTCAGAATCCTAAGAATGCTAAAAACAATAAAGGAAACAAGAAAACAGAACTCACCTTGGAGAAGATTGAAGAGCAAGCCAGGGAGGAGGAAGTGTTTCAGTCTGATATAATCCCGAAGGATTCTCTCCCCAAGAAGGAAGAAATGGATGAAACTAAGCTGAAAGAGCTTAAGAAAGAAGAGGAGATGGCCAAGCGTCTTCAGACAGAAGAAAGGAGGAAGAAGTTGGCAGAGAAAGCTGCCGCCAAAGCAGCTAAAAAAGCTGAGCAGGAAGCGGAAAAGAAGCTCAaggaaattattaatttttttatcacaTATACTATGTCCAACAGAACATACTTTTTCAAGCTTTGA
- the LOC140865819 gene encoding proton pump-interactor 1 isoform X2, which produces MGVEVLESNSSLNMENGNEASSAVENGKVNINFGSHGVEEPIKGEAPKVFESNVPKDAVDEWPEPKQVHSFYFVRYRAFEDQNLKNKLDLADKELQKKNQERLKLIEKLKAKRGDRANIIAQLRSLGVENKQFRTFMDEKKKEMEPLQQALGKLRGPAGSRERAYAICSSEEELNDLIKSFQYRIQHEIIPLTEEKRILREIKQLEGTREKVIANAAERARIQDSLGEKEAIQDQVKLIGVDLDGVRKEKQVINARLKQLEDEKLAVEKAIKVLEEELTALTEKRDKTFENIKEMRKQRDEGNSPFHENRVVLTKAKVLAVNKDVKALQDLSDTEVGNFMNLWNNNKAFRDDYERRILPSLDARQLSRDGRMRNSEEKPLVSVEVPTPSMPEVVKTTSKQPPKQDLVSAAKEDTSEQKVQNPKNAKNNKGNKKTELTLEKIEEQAREEEVFQSDIIPKDSLPKKEEMDETKLKELKKEEEMAKRLQTEERRKKLAEKAAAKAAKKAEQEAEKKLKEREKRARKKTGVTAAAADSEEPSETTEEVVEQEIVKEKVETPVVPHKNKARKENSIRHRARPRGGLDSLPKAMLKRKKTTNYWMWAVPAALVVLALLVVGYTYLS; this is translated from the exons ATGGGTGTGGAGGTTCTGGAATCTAACTCATCTCTCAACATGGAAAATGGAAATGAAGCCAGCAGTGCAGTTGAAAATGGAAaagtaaatataaattttggcTCTCATGGTGTAGAGGAGCCAATTAAAGGAGAAGCTCCTAAAGTTTTTGAGTCCAATGTCCCCAAGGATGCAGTAGACGAATGGCCAGAGCCCAAGCAGGTGCACTCGTTTTATTTTGTTAGGTACCGGGCATTTGAAGACcagaatttgaagaacaaaCTTGATCTGGCTGACAAAGAGCTTCAGAAAAAGAATCAGGAACGATTGAAACTTATTGAGAAATTGAAGGCAAAAAGG GGGGATCGAGCCAATATAATAGCTCAATTACGATCTTTGGGTGTTGAGAATAAACAATTTAGGACATTTATGgatgaaaaaaagaaagaaatggaACCTCTCCAGCAGGCTTTGGGTAAGTTGAGAGGTCCTGCCGGAAGTAGAGAAAGGGCTTACGCCATATGTTCATCCGAGGAAGAACTCAATGATCTT ATTAAAAGTTTCCAATACCGCATTCAGCACGAAATCATCCCTCTCACTGAAGAAAAACGAATCCTTAGGGAAATCAAACAGCTCGAAGGTACGAGGGAAAAGGTTATTGCAAATGCAGCTGAGAGGGCGAGGATTCAGGACTCATTAGGTGAAAAAGAAGCCATTCAGGACCAGGTCAAA CTGATTGGAGTTGATCTTGATGGAGTTCGAAAGGAAAAGCAAGTGATTAATGCCAGACTGAAGCAGCTCGAGGATGAAAAACTGGCTGTAGAGAAAGCGATCAAAGTTTTAGAGGAGGAATTGACTGCACTCACTGAAAAGAGAGACAAGACTTTTGAAAACATTAAAGAAATGAGAAAACAGCGAGACGAAGGG AATTCTCCCTTCCATGAAAATCGTGTTGTCTTGACCAAAGCTAAAGTACTTGCAGTTAACAAGGATGTTAAGGCCCTGCAGGATCTTTCAGATACAGAG GTTGGGAACTTCATGAACCTCTGGAATAACAATAAGGCTTTTCGGGATGATTATGAGAGGAGAATCTTGCCCTCTCTTGATGCGAGGCAGTTGAGTAGGGATGGCCGGATGAGGAATTCGGAGGAGAAACCTCTGGTGTCAGTCGAGGTGCCCACTCCATCTATGCCGGAGGTGGTGAAAACAACTTCCAAACAACCCCCAAAGCAAGATTTGGTCTCCGCAGCCAAAGAAGATACTTCTGAGCAGAAAGTTCAGAATCCTAAGAATGCTAAAAACAATAAAGGAAACAAGAAAACAGAACTCACCTTGGAGAAGATTGAAGAGCAAGCCAGGGAGGAGGAAGTGTTTCAGTCTGATATAATCCCGAAGGATTCTCTCCCCAAGAAGGAAGAAATGGATGAAACTAAGCTGAAAGAGCTTAAGAAAGAAGAGGAGATGGCCAAGCGTCTTCAGACAGAAGAAAGGAGGAAGAAGTTGGCAGAGAAAGCTGCCGCCAAAGCAGCTAAAAAAGCTGAGCAGGAAGCGGAAAAGAAGCTCA AGGAGCGTGAAAAGAGAGCAAGGAAGAAGACCGGTGTCACTGCTGCTGCTGCGGATTCTGAAGAGCCATCTGAAACAACTGAGGAGGTTGTCGAACAGGAGATAGTCAAGGAAAAAGTCGAAACTCCCGTTGTTCCCCACAAGAACAAGGCTCGTAAAGAGAACTCCATCAGGCACAGAGCACGCCCCAGAGGCGGTCTGGATTCACTTCCCAAGGCCATGCTCAAACGCAAGAAGACGACAAACTATTGGATGTGGGCTGTTCCTGCTGCTCTCGTGGTTCTTGCACTTTTGGTAGTCGGCTACACCTATCTTAGTTAA